One Ricinus communis isolate WT05 ecotype wild-type chromosome 2, ASM1957865v1, whole genome shotgun sequence DNA segment encodes these proteins:
- the LOC8268409 gene encoding transcription factor bHLH30: protein MLPAAGLDNYNQNVYLREPCLVNVMDAGESILSSSSSRSEKKSTDPCKSHKEAERRRRQRINAHLSTLRTLLPSTTKTDKASLLAEVVHHVKELRKQATSQVARGGGETELPDQQYWPFPGESDEASLSYCDGPESKTMRVSVCCDDRPGLNQELADAIRSVHARAVRAEMMTVGGRTKSVVVVQWGTGGGGRGGEEDVGVLRRAIKSVVENRGAGSSGPGLLAHGNKRVRDYGDEFGIKKNERVI from the exons ATGCTTCCTGCTGCTGGGCTGGATAATTATAACCAGAACGTTTATCTTCGAGAGCCATGCTTGGTCAACGTAATGGACGCTGGAGAATCAATTCTCAGCTCATCATCTTCAAGatcagaaaagaaatctaCGGACCCATGCAAGAGTCATAAAGAAGCAGAAAGGAGGCGCAGGCAACGTATCAATGCTCACCTCTCCACTCTCCGTACTCTCCTCCCCAGCACCACCAAG ACAGACAAGGCCTCACTGCTAGCAGAGGTAGTGCACCACGTCAAAGAGCTAAGAAAGCAAGCCACCTCACAGGTCGCACGAGGCGGCGGGGAAACGGAACTTCCGGACCAACAGTACTGGCCATTTCCAGGAGAATCAGACGAGGCGAGTTTAAGCTACTGCGATGGTCCTGAATCAAAAACAATGAGAGTCAGTGTTTGCTGTGATGACAGGCCAGGGTTGAACCAGGAGTTAGCTGACGCGATTAGGTCGGTTCATGCCAGGGCAGTTCGGGCTGAAATGATGACGGTTGGTGGGCGGACTAAGAGTGTGGTGGTGGTGCAATGGGGTACCGGCGGTGGTGGTCGCGGTGGAGAGGAGGATGTGGGAGTTTTGAGAAGGGCGATAAAGAGTGTTGTGGAGAATCGAGGGGCGGGTTCTTCTGGGCCGGGCCTTCTGGCCCATGGAAATAAACGGGTTCGCGATTATGGTGATGAGTTTGGAATTAAGAAGAATGAACGTgtcatttga